ACTGGACGGGAATCTGGCAAATGATTTAAGGGATAAGAGAACTGTTTTAATAGACCAGCTTTCACAAATTATAAATATAGATGTAAATGAAGTGGTGGTAGGAAAACTTCCGGACGGCAGAAGCGACATACACATGGTTATCACCATAAGCGGCAAAGCGTTTATAGATCATTTTGACTTTAGCCCCCTTGCAGTAATTCAGAGGGAAGAGAAGTTAAATGATGAGGACATTGAAAAGCTTTTTGAAGTTAGATGGGCAGACGGAAACTACCTTAACATAAAAAGCGGGGAATTAAGAGGACTTTTAGATGTGCGGGACGGAAATGAGGGTATAAACGGAACTCCGGCATATAAGGGAATACCTTTTTACATAAGGAGGCTAAATGAGTTTGTAAGGACTTTTGCCATGGCGTTTAATGAGGGATATATAGATGGTACTGATGGTCCGGGGCATGTGGATGGATACGGGCTATCTTATGAAGGAGATCCTCCGGTTACAGGAATAAGGTTTTTTACAATGAGAGGAGAAGACGGAAACCCTGTAAACAGTGAATATTTTGCTATGGATTTAACTGACGCCTATGAAAAAATAACTGCCAAAAACTTTTCACTGTCAGCTGATATTTTGGAGGATTTAAATAAAATAGCAGCAGCAGACAAACCTTATGAGATAGGTAATATAGTTAATTTAAATGAACTGATAAAAATGAGGCACAACCCCCACATGTTTTCAGAGGGCGCGCCGGAAGACTATATGGTATCTATAGTATCCACCATTGGAATTGATTCACAGCAGGCCATCAGGATTACAGACAATCAAAAATCCATATTGAGGCAGATTGAAAACAGAAGGTTTTCACATTCAGGAGTATCTTTGGATGAAGAAATGGCAGATATGGTAAGACATCAGCACGCATATACAGCAGCTGCCAGAATGATAAATACAATGGCTGAAATATACGATTTGCTTGTTAACAGGCTTGGAGTATAGATAATGCCTTGGAGGGGTTAACATGAGAGTTACAAACAGAATGCTTATAAATAATATGATAAACAATATAGGTGCAAACCTTAGGAGAATGGAAAAATACCAAAACCGCCTTGCTACAGGGAAGAAAATAAATGTTCCTTCAGATGACCCTGTTGTTGCGGCAAGGGCCTTAAAGCTCAGGACAGATGTATCACGATTGGAGCAGTACGACAGAAACGTAAAGGATGCCATGTCCTGGATGGAGATAACGGAGTCTGCGTTGGCTAATATCACCGATATACTGCACAGGGCAAGGGTGTTGGCAGTCCAGGGGGCAAATGGAACCCAAACCCCGGATGATACTCAAAAAATAGCAGAAGAGGTTAAGCAATTAAAGCATCAGTTAATTCAAGTTGCAAATTCTACATATTCAGGAAGATATATTTTTTCCGGGTTTAAAACTGATCAAAAACTTTTGGATGAAGATGGCAATTTTGTAATTGATGTAAATAATGATGTTGAAAAAATAGTGTATGAAGTTGATATAGGAGACGATATTCATATAAATTTAACAGGCGGTAATGTTTTTAACAGTGGGGCAGATGCAGCAGCCGGAAGTACTCCCACTATGTTAGAGCTTTTTAATAATTTTATTACGGCACTGGAAGCCGGTGACCACAGTACAGTAGGCGGGTTTATTGACGATATAGATGGACATATGGATAATATTGCAAGGGTGCGTGCTGACGTTGGTGCCAGATACAACAGGCTTGAACTTACAGAAAACAGGCTCAGTAAAAATATTTATAACTTTACAAAACTTATGAGTGAAAATGAAGACATAGACCAGGCTGAAAACATTATGCTTCTAAAGAGTGAGGAAAATGTGTACAGGGCATCTTTAGCAGGTGGTGCAAGAATAATTCAACCAACTTTAATGGACTTTTTAAGGTAGGGCTTTGGGCAATAAATTTCAGAGGTGTTATATATGGATATCAGAATTACCACCACTGATGCTAAAATTGGCATAGAGACAATAAATGCAAGGCTTGAAAGGAAAAGCAATCCTGCCAGGATGGAAATCAGGCAAAAGCAAGCCCTATTGGAAATAGAGACAGAGAAGCCAAAGATAAAAATAGATCAGTATGAGGCATTTGCAAGTGCCGGGCGGAAAAACAATTTGGATCTGGCAGTGGAAATTGCCCAGGTGGGATATCAAAGGGTTATGGAGTACATTGCAGAAAAAGCGGAAGAAGGTGACAGGTTAGCTGCAATACATATAAAAGAAGACCCTATTGTTGAATTTGGAGAAAAGGCTGTGTATGTCCAACAAAGGGAATTTAACATAGACTTTATTCCGAAGGCAAGACCCAAAATAACAGTTGAAGAAGGAGAAGTGAAGGTAGAACTTGCCGGAGGACCAAATGCCTTTTTTGACAAAGTAAAAATAAATTTTGTACCCCACACTTACGATACAAAGTATATACCGGGAAAGGTTAATATATATATGATCCAATATCCTTCTGTGGAAATAGAGTATGTAGGGAACAATATAGATCAATATGTGTAAATTGGAGGAGAAAATGCTTTTAAAAACAAAACATTTTGGAGAAATTAATATTGATGAGAAGAAGATAATAAACTTTGAAGACGGTATACCAGGGTTTGAAAATGAAAAGCGGTTTATCGTCCTGTATGAGGGAGATGACAAATCCCCTTTCAGGTGGATGCAGAGCATTGACAACCCTGACTTAGCCTTTGCAATGGTAGACCCTATCATGATTGTCCCTGATTATGACGGTGAAATACCAAAGGAGGCTGTGGAGAAGCTTGAAATAGAAAAACCGGAGGATATAATGGTACTATCCATAGTGGTTGTAAGGGAAGAAGTTGAAAAAATCAGTATGAACCTTAAAGCACCTATTATTATCAATACAAAAAATAATAAAGGTATGCAGGTTATTCTTGACACAGACAGATATTCTGTGAGACACTATATTGTAGATGAACTGCAAAGACAGGAGGTAAAAATAGGTGCTGGTGTTGACACGGAAGAGAAACGAGTCTATAGTGGTAGGCGATAATATAGAAATTACAGTTGTTGATATACAAGGGGATCAGGTACGTATAGGTATCAATGCCCCTAAAAGTGTTTCAATTCACAGAAAAGAAATTTACCTTGAAATCCAGGCTGAAAACAAAAAGGCGGCAGATGTAAAGAAAGTGAATCTAAAGGATTTATTAAAGAACGAATAGCACATAGCTTCTTTTTCAATTCAATTTACAATTCGGATTTTTTCTTAAAAAAAGTATAAAGTTAATCATAATTTATAACGATATATAAAATAGGAAACTGATATAAAGAGCCTTATCACACACATAGAAAGGCTTTTTATATAAATCAAAAACAGAGCCAATCAAGGACGGTTGGTTCTAAAAAAACAAGGAGGTATTTTATTATGCGTATCAACAATAACCTAATGGCTATTAACACACACAGACAACTAGGAATCACAAATACTGCAAGTTCAAAATCAATGGAAAAGTTATCATCAGGGTTTAGAATTAACCGTGCTGGTGATGACGCTGCAGGTCTTGCAATTTCTGAAAAAATGAGAGGTCAAATAAGAGGTCTTACTCAAGCATCAAGAAATGCTCAAGACACAATATCATTAATCCAAACAGCAGAGGGAGCATTGACAGAATCTCATGCGATCCTTCAAAGAATGAGAGAACTAGCGGTACAGGCTGCGAACGATACAAACACAGACTCAGACAGAAAAGAACTTCAAAATGAGGTTAAGCAGCTTATTTCTGAGTTGGATAGAATAGGTAACACAACTGAATTTAACACCAAGAAGCTTTTAGATGGCTCAGCTAAAGGTGTTAAAGAAGCAGTTGATGGAAGTATGAGGATTAATAATAACTCAGCACTTACTTTGAATGTGGGCACTAGTGCACTTGCTACGATCAAAGAGAGCACACTAGTTGATGGTGCGTATATGATTATTAAAGTAGATCATAAAACAGGTAATAATGGAACTGCTGAATTTGCAGCTACTAATTACAAGGTAATTGGTCCAGATGGAAAAGAAACAACAGAAATTACATTTACAGCTGATGGAGGTGGCATTACATTTGGTTCAAGCATGGTAGATGTTACTGGCGGTGTTACTATTAACCTTGCTACTGGTCTCACATTACATGAAAATATGAAAGTTGGAGAGAGTATTACCTTTGTATTCAGTGCAGCTGAAGAAGCATCAGATGCATTAGACGATTCAATAATGGCACAAATAGGTGCTAATGCAGGTCAAACAGCATTTATATCAATTGGTGATATGAGAGCGGCTGCATTAGGTGTTGATGAAATAGACATATCCAGTAAATTTGGAGCACAAGTAGCTATAGAAACAGTTAATAATGCACTTGAAAAGGTATCTACTCAAAGATCTGCACTAGGTGCTATGCAAAACCGTCTGGAGCATACAATTAAAAACTTAGACACGTCTGCTGAAAACTTGCAAGCATCTGAATCAAGAATCAGAGACGTAGACATGGCTAAGGAAATGATGGAATTTACAAAACAAAACATATTACAGCAGGCAGCTCAAGCGATGCTTGCACAAGCAAACCAAGCTCCTCAAGGTGTGCTACAGTTATTAAGATAATTGTAATTGGTTTAATATTGTTGTACTTCAAAAAAAGAGGAGATTTTATCTCCTCTTTTTTGAAGGTTATTATTATAGAAGAGAATGGGAGAATAAAAAGTATGAGTATACTTCAAGGACTAGAAAACATTCAAGAATATATTTTTGAGTATGATATAAATAAAGTAAAAAGTAGTATACAAGGATTAATTGAAAAATTAATGTCTTTGTTTAAAGAAGCCGATAAAGATGAAGTAAAGATTTTAAATGAAGTGTTTTCATATATGAATATTGCCCTTGCGAACAAAGATTACCTTTTATTAGCTGATTTAATAGAATATGAACTTGCTCCATTTATAAAAAACGAGAAGAGAGGCTGAATATATGACTGATTTATATCGGAAAAATTTATTGTTTTTTAAAAAGAGAAGTCCTGTACTATACAAAACTATCACTTCAGAAAAACCTCTATATGAAACAAAGATAGAAAAAGTACAGGGACAATTTAATTATATATTGGAGACTGAAAAAAGTAGATGCTTTATACACAGTATGTATAATATTGAAAGGGAGACTGAAAAAGTTTTTGAAAAGGCAGATAAAAGTGCTAGTGCATTAATTTTATTTGGAATGGGTGCAGGATATTATTTTCCGTATATAAAAAAGAATTTTCCACATTTAAAGCACCTTGTTATTGTCGAGCCAAATCTTGAGTTTTTCAGGGAGATGTTAAAATTTATCGATTTTAGGGAATTAAACTCTAACATAAAAAGTGTTATGCTTTTAATTAATAAAAGTCCTGAGGAAGCTGTTGAATTTTTAATTGGGGAGTTTAAAAAGTATTTGAATTTAGGAGTTGAAATTGTATCAAATATTTCATACAGAACTATTTATGAGGGATATTTTGAATTTTTGCATAAAAAAATTATAGAGAACCTTCGTAACACAATTGTTAACACAGCCACTTTAAAATTTATTAGCAACAGAGATACAATAAATTTCTTTAACAATATTCACAACAAAACCCTTGAATTTGAAAAGATAGCTTCTATATTTAAGGACAGACCAGCAATTCTTGTTTCAGCAGGACCTTCTTTGAATAAAAATATGCATTTATTAAAAGATTTAAAAGACAAAGCTATAATTGTGGCAGTAGGAAGTGCTATAAAAATACTTCACAATAATGGGATAGTACCTCATTTTAGAGTGGCTATTGACGGTGGAGAAAATGAAATGAAAATTTTTGAAGGCATTGATACTTCTAATTCTATTTTATTATATTCTAATTCAATATATCATGAAATATTGCCAGAATATAGAGGACCTAAAGTTAGTTTTCATCTAAATACTATGCCATTAGAAAAATATTTAAGAACAAAAGTAGAGGAAAATTTAATTACAATAAGAAGTGGATTTTCTGTTGCAAATGTTGCATTTGACTTATTGTGTAAATCAGGATGTTCTAAAATTATTATAATAGGGCAGGATTTATGTTATACAGGAGGAAAAAACTATGCAAAAGGTTCTTGGAATAATGATGATATTAATTTAAATAAAAAGGGTTATATAAAAACCTTTGATATATTTGGTAATGAAGTTTATACTACCAGACCATACCTTGGAATGAAGAATCTTTTTGAGAGGCTCTATAAGTTTTATAGTTCCGTTCCAGTTGTAAATGCAACAGAAGGAGGATTAAATATTGAGGGTTTTGTTAATTCAACTTTAGATAGCGAAACAAAATTATTAAATAAAATAGAAAACATCCAATCTGAAATTGAAGAGATAAACGAGAGGTACAATTGTGAAGGGGGCATAGCTTTTGAAAAATATAGAGATATTTTTAGTGAAATGATTATGGATTTTAATGAAGTATTAAGAATAAGTGAGAATGTTATAAGAAGAATTAAAAAATTACAAAGATATAAGGAAAAAAATATAGCTAAGGAAAGAACATTAAGAGAATTAGAAGAAATAAATGATCTTGGGAAAACTTATGCTGAGAGTGAAGTTTCTTTGAAAGTGATTTTACCGGCACTTCATCAAATAATTGAGTCTTATGGCATTGTATATGGGTATCGCGGAAAAGATGATAAAAAAAGAATAGATTCATTGGAAAAAGTTAGTCTATTAGTTATTACAGAAATATATGAATATGCAGAGTTAATAAAGGAATGTTTGAAATTAAATTTACAGCATGAAAGGTGTGTAATTAATTACAAAACAGTTTCTCAGTAGTGTAAAATAATACTTTTTGCAGTTGTAGATTAAAGATATATTTGTACACTTCGCATGTTTAATTTAAACACATATTAAGATATTTATATGAAGGTTCCTAATCGTATTAACAAATGAGGAAGGGAGAGTTATACATGTTAGATAACGCTTCTATATTAATTACAGGTGGAACAGGTTCTTTTGGAAAAAAGTTTATTGAAATGATTTTCAAAAAATACAATCCACGCAGAGTAGTTGTTTATTCCAGAGATGAATATAAACAGTTTGTAGTTAGAAATATGTTTAGTAGAAAATTAACGTCAGAACAAATGTCAAAGCTCAGGTTTTTCATTGGGGATGTAAGAGATAAAGACCGTTTATACAGAGCTTTTAAAGATATAGACTATGTAATCCACGCAGCAGCTATGAAACAAGTACCGGTATGCGAATATAATCCTTTTGAAGCTATAAAAACAAATATACACGGTGCTCAAAATGTGATTGATGCAGCACTTGACAGAGGAGTAAAGAAAGTTGTTGCTTTATCTACAGACAAAGCTGTAAATCCTATAAACCTTTATGGGGGAACAAAGCTTGTATCTGATAAGTTATTCACTGCTGCCAATGCCTATTCAGGAGAAAAAGGAACTGTGTTTTCAGTTGTACGCTATGGAAATGTTGCAGGAAGCAGAGGATCTGTAATTCCGTTTTTTAAATCATGTATTGAAAAAGGAGAAAAAGAACTTCCAATAACGGATTTTCGTATGACACGTTTTTGGATTACTTTGGAAGAGGGAGTTGAACTTGTTTTTAAAGCAATCAGAGAATCAAAAGGTGGAGAAACATATGTATCAAAAATACCATCTTTTAAAGTTGTAGATTTGGCTAAAGCTATTTCTCCGGAGTGTGAGTTGAAAGAAGTTGGCATAAGAGAAGGAGAAAAGCTTCACGAAGTTATGATTACAAAGGATGACAGCAGAAATGCTTTTGAATATGAAAAACATTATATAGTATATCCTAATTTTGATTGGTGGTCTAAAGATAAGCATTTTAAAAATGGTGGGAAAAGAATTGAAGACGGGTTTGAATATAATTCCGGAACAAATAAAGAATGGCTAAGCGTTGAGGATTTGAGAAAAAGGCTAGAGTTATTAAATATTGAAGATTAAAAATATAAAAAAGGTGTGACTATATGAAAAAAGTAGTTGCAATAATACAAGCAAGAATGGGTTCTACAAGGCTGCCGGGAAAGGTAATGAAAAATCTATGTGGCAAGACGGTGCTTGCTCATGATATAGAAAGAGTGAGGCAGTCTAAATATATTGATGAGATTGTTATAGCTACCACAAAATTTAAAGAAGATGATATTATTTTAAGGGAAGCTTTAGAAAATGGAGCTAAAGTATATAGAGGCAGTGAAGATGATGTGCTTAGAAGATATTATGAAGCAGCAAAAGAAAATAAAGCTGATGTAATTGTAAGAATTACTTCTGATTGTCCATTAATTGATCCTTTTATAGTTGATGAAGTTATAAAGGTTTATTTAAATAGCAATTATGATTTAGTAACTAATGCAGGTATTTATCCGGAAAACAGAACCTATCCAAGAGGATTGGATGTAGAGGTTTTTTCTTTTGATATATTAAAAAAAGCTTTTCAAGAAGCAAAAGAAATGTATCAGAGGGAGCATGTAACTCCATTTATATATGAAAACAGTAAAAATATATACTATTACAAAAACGATATAGATTATTCAAAATACCGGTGGACTTTAGATACAGAGGAGGATTATAAGCTTATAGAAATAATATATAAAAGCTTTATAAAAGAAAGCATAATTTTTATTTTAATGATATTTTAAAGTTGTTTGATAATATGCCAGAGTTATTTAAAATTAATAAAAATGTGCAACAAAAAATTATCAGTAGATGAAAGAGGAATTTAAGTTGTCTGGTCGTATTACAAAGGTATAATGAGAGCATTATTTATAAATTAACGTGAGTTTTACAAAACAACAAATTTTGTTAAATTTAAATATTAGAAATTAATAGATGTATAAGACAAGAAAAAATAAGTTATTAGAGGTGATAAGATGTTAAATATAACTTTATTATGTGATAATCCAGATAGTTGGATTGTACCATATTTGCTTCAGTTAAAGGATGAGATACAAAAGAGAGGTCATTTGGTTAGTTTTATTAATAATTATAAAGATATTAAAAAAGGTGATATTGCTTGTTTTTTGGGGTGTGAAAAAATTATTCCTCTAGAGTATTTAAGTTTAAATAGAAACAATTTGGTGGTGCATGAAAGTGATTTACCAAAAGGAAAGGGATGGAGTCCTCTGACATGGATGATTTTAGAGGGAAAGAACAGAATACCCATTACTTTATTTGAAGCTGCTAAAAATGTTGATTCGGGGGATATTTATTTACAGGACTATATTGAGTTAGATGGAACAGAATTGTTGTCAGAAATAAAGCATTTGCAAGGAAAGAAAACAAATGAGTTAATCTTGAAATTCATTGATAATTATTCTAAAATGCAAGGAAAACCACAGGAAGGAGAAGAAAGTTTCTATAGAAAAAGAACTCCTAAAGATAGTGAATTAGATATAAATAAGACTATAGATGAACAATTTAATTTATTAAGAGTTGTAGATAATGAAAAATACCCGGCTTTTTTTTACAAGAATGGGCATAAATACATACTAAAAATATATAAGGACAAATGATCTATGTGCGAGAGTCAGCTGTGTTGAATCTTTAAAGGAATTTTAACCATAAAAAACAGATGTATGTTAATAAAGTAGAAATAGATTTAACATAAAAGGAGTATGTTTATGATAGAACCAATAAAAATAAAGAACAGATACATAGGAAAAAACTGTCCAGTTTATATTATTGCTGAAATGTCTGCTAATCATGCGGGAGATATAAATAGGGCTATAGAAATTATTCATGCTGCCAAAGAGAGTGGAGCAGATTGTATTAAGATACAGACTTATACTCCGGATACAATGACAATAGATTCTAAAAAAGATTATTTTAAAATAAAAAGTGGAACATGGGAAGGGGAAAATTTGTATAACCTTTATCAAAAAGCATACACTCCTTGGGAATGGCAAAAACAGCTTAAAGAGGAAGCTGAAAAAGTAGGACTTGATTTTCTTTCAACTCCTTTTGATTTTACAGCTGTGGATTTTTTAGAAGATTTGGGAGTGGATTTTTACAAAATTGCATCTTTTGAACTTGTAGATATACCTTTAATAAAATATGTAGCTTCAAAAGGAAAGCCTATTATAATGTCTACTGGCATGGGAACATTAGGAGAAATTGAAGAGGCAGTTAAAGCTGTAAGGCAAGCAGGCAATAAAAATTTATGTTTGCTTAAATGTTCCAGTGCTTATCCAGCAGTTTCAGATGATATGAATCTTGTGACGATAAAACATTTAGAAAAAACATTTGGTGTTCCTGCAGGCTTATCAGATCATTCATTGGGCTCTGTTGGGGCAATTGCAGCTGTAGCAATGGGAGCTAAAATAATCGAGAAACATTTCTGTATAAGTAGGGAAATAGAGAATCCTGATGCATCATTTTCTATGGAGCCAAGTGAATTTAAAAAAATGGTTGAAGATATACGAGCGGCAGAAAAGGCTATAGGTAAGGTATGTTATGATATTTCGGAAAGGGAAAAAGCCAGTCAAGTATTTAGAAGATCTATATTTGTTGTTGAGAATATAAAAGAAGGAGAAATTTTTACTGAAAAGAATATTAGAGTTATACGGCCTGGTTATGGTCTTTCTCCAAAGTATTATGAAGATATTATTGGTAAAAAGGCATCAAAGGATATTGAAAAGGGTGAACCACTTTGCTGGAATATGGTTGACTAATGGAGGTAAGTTATGAACATAATTATTGCCACTATAAAATCATGGAACATTAAAAATGCAAACCGTTTTAAAAAAAATAATAAAGATAAATATAATGCATTTATTATTACAAATAAAAATGACCTGACTTTAGAAGTGGTAAAAAAATTAAACCCTAAGATTATTTTTTTCCCACATTGGTCTTGGATTATTCCAGATGATATTTTTAAAAATTATACTTGTGTAGTTTTTCACATGACTGATTTACCTTATGGGAGAGGCGGGAGCCCATTGCAAAATCTTATTGAAAGAGGACATAAAAGCACGAAAATATCTGCCATACGAGTAGATGGAGGAATAGATACAGGGGACATATTTTTAAAAAAGCACCTTGATTTATATGGTACAGCTGAAGAAATTTTTATACGGGCTTCTAACATAATATTTAATGAAATGATTCCGGAGATTCTTGAAAAAAAACCTTTACCTCAAAAGCAAGAAGGAGAAGTTGTAGAGTTTAAAAGAAGAAAACCTGAACAAAGCGAAATACATGCTGATTTTAGCCTGGGAAAAATATATGATTACATTAGAATGCTTGATGCAGAAGGATATCCAAAAGCATTTATAAAGTTTGGGAATTACCGACTGGAGTTTTCAAGGTCATCTTTAAAAAATGATAGGATTATTGCTGATGTTGAAATTATTGTGGATGGTGAAGAAAATGAGTAAGATATTAGTGCTAGCAGCTCATCCCGATGATGAGATACTTGGATTAGGAGGTACAGTCAGAAAACACGCAAACTTAGGTGATGATGTACAATGTGTTATATTAGGTGAAGGAATTACGTCTAGGGCAGAGAAAAGAGAAAAAGGGGATAAGAATGCTGTTGATGATATTAAAAAACAAGCACTTAGAGCAGCAGAGATAATTGGTTTTAAAAAAGTATTTTTTTTCAAATTTTCCGGATAATAGATTTGATTCAATAGATTTACTAGACATTATAAAAGAAGTAGAAAAATATATAATGGAAATACAGCCTGAAATAATATATACACATCATTATGGAGACTTAAATATTGACCATAGGAGAACTTTTGAGGCAGTTATTACAGCTACAAGACCTTTAGAGGGTTGTTGTGTGAAAGAAGTATATTGTTTTGAGACACCTTCTTCTACAGAATGGAACTTTGAGTATGGAAGTAATACTTTTAAGCCTAATGTTTTTGTGGATATAGAGGATACTATAGATGAAAAACTTAAAGCTATGGAATGTTATAAATCAGAAATAAGGGAATATCCTCATCCAAGGTCTTTAAAAGCACTTGAAATAATAGCTGCTAGATGGGGAACAGTAGTTGGTAAAACTTATGTAGAGGCTTTTGAACTTATTAGAAAAGTGGTGTAATGGTCTAATGAATGTAGGAATAAGAGTGGATGGTAGTAAAAATATCGGAATGGGCCATATAATGCGTTGCATATCACTTGCAAGGAGTTTTAAAGATGCAGGAAGTAACGTATTTTTTATAAGCAAATACCAGCAAGGAATTTTTGCAATAGAGGAAAATGGATTTAATCTAAAGAAACTATCATATGATGAACAAAAAGAACAAGAACCTAAGGAAGAATTTTACTATGGGAATTCCTTGGAATTGGAAGAAGAATCAGAGGAAATAATCAGATTGATTGAAATTTGTAAACTAGATGTTTTAATTATAGACTCATATAATGTTACTGAAAAATATTTTTTGAAGATAAAACCGTATGTGAAAATATTGGTTTATATAGATGATGTAAATGCTTTTCCTTATCCTGTTGATGTGGTTATAAATGGTAATATTACTGGGAAGTATCTTGATTATAAATCTTATTTTAAAAATCAGAAGTTTTTGTTAGGTCCTTCTTATAATTTAATACGTGACGAATTTAAAAACATTTCTAAAAGGGCCGTATCTAAAGAAGTAAAAAAAATAATGATTACAACAGGTGGTTCAGATCCTTTTAGAACTATGGAGTTATTAATAGATATAATTAGAAGTGATAATTCACTAGATGGCATAGAGATTCATGGAATAATAGGAGTCGGATTTCAAAACAAACAAGAATTAAAAGAAAAACAAAGACAGTATAAAAACATTGTTCTCCATGAAAATGTCGTGAAGATGTCTGAAATAATGCTTTATTGTGATATAGCACTGTCTTCATGTGGAAGCACTTTATATGAGCTTTGTGCATGTGGAACTCCTGTTTTAGGTTTTGTTTTGGCAGATAACCAGGAATTTGTTGCAAAAAAGATGGACGAACTTGGATATATAAAATTTTTAGGTTGGTATCATCAGCTAAAAAAAGAAAATGTTAATTATACTATAAAAGAAATTATACATGGTTTTGAAACAAGGGAAGAGATGGTAAAAAGGCAACAAGGATTAGTAGATGGAAATGGAACTAAAAGAGTTGTAAATGTTATAAGAGAAATGTTATTTTAAGAAAGATGGTGGTTATTT
The genomic region above belongs to Acetivibrio saccincola and contains:
- the flgK gene encoding flagellar hook-associated protein FlgK, with amino-acid sequence MRASFFGLNVALRGLYTSQRNLDVINHNISNVNTPGYSRQVTEQVASRPIPLLNGTGMLGTGSEVISIKRLRDEYLDFKYWSENTSYSEWRAKKTVLSDIEAMLNEPSDSGFNVILDEFFNSLQELSKDPGSLAVRTLVRQTGETLTKYFNSLASYFEELQYDINHQIDTKVAEINSLGLQIQQLNKQIYTSELDGNLANDLRDKRTVLIDQLSQIINIDVNEVVVGKLPDGRSDIHMVITISGKAFIDHFDFSPLAVIQREEKLNDEDIEKLFEVRWADGNYLNIKSGELRGLLDVRDGNEGINGTPAYKGIPFYIRRLNEFVRTFAMAFNEGYIDGTDGPGHVDGYGLSYEGDPPVTGIRFFTMRGEDGNPVNSEYFAMDLTDAYEKITAKNFSLSADILEDLNKIAAADKPYEIGNIVNLNELIKMRHNPHMFSEGAPEDYMVSIVSTIGIDSQQAIRITDNQKSILRQIENRRFSHSGVSLDEEMADMVRHQHAYTAAARMINTMAEIYDLLVNRLGV
- the flgL gene encoding flagellar hook-associated protein FlgL, whose translation is MRVTNRMLINNMINNIGANLRRMEKYQNRLATGKKINVPSDDPVVAARALKLRTDVSRLEQYDRNVKDAMSWMEITESALANITDILHRARVLAVQGANGTQTPDDTQKIAEEVKQLKHQLIQVANSTYSGRYIFSGFKTDQKLLDEDGNFVIDVNNDVEKIVYEVDIGDDIHINLTGGNVFNSGADAAAGSTPTMLELFNNFITALEAGDHSTVGGFIDDIDGHMDNIARVRADVGARYNRLELTENRLSKNIYNFTKLMSENEDIDQAENIMLLKSEENVYRASLAGGARIIQPTLMDFLR
- a CDS encoding DUF6470 family protein, whose amino-acid sequence is MDIRITTTDAKIGIETINARLERKSNPARMEIRQKQALLEIETEKPKIKIDQYEAFASAGRKNNLDLAVEIAQVGYQRVMEYIAEKAEEGDRLAAIHIKEDPIVEFGEKAVYVQQREFNIDFIPKARPKITVEEGEVKVELAGGPNAFFDKVKINFVPHTYDTKYIPGKVNIYMIQYPSVEIEYVGNNIDQYV
- the fliW gene encoding flagellar assembly protein FliW, giving the protein MLLKTKHFGEINIDEKKIINFEDGIPGFENEKRFIVLYEGDDKSPFRWMQSIDNPDLAFAMVDPIMIVPDYDGEIPKEAVEKLEIEKPEDIMVLSIVVVREEVEKISMNLKAPIIINTKNNKGMQVILDTDRYSVRHYIVDELQRQEVKIGAGVDTEEKRVYSGRR
- the csrA gene encoding carbon storage regulator CsrA; its protein translation is MLVLTRKRNESIVVGDNIEITVVDIQGDQVRIGINAPKSVSIHRKEIYLEIQAENKKAADVKKVNLKDLLKNE
- a CDS encoding flagellin N-terminal helical domain-containing protein, with amino-acid sequence MRINNNLMAINTHRQLGITNTASSKSMEKLSSGFRINRAGDDAAGLAISEKMRGQIRGLTQASRNAQDTISLIQTAEGALTESHAILQRMRELAVQAANDTNTDSDRKELQNEVKQLISELDRIGNTTEFNTKKLLDGSAKGVKEAVDGSMRINNNSALTLNVGTSALATIKESTLVDGAYMIIKVDHKTGNNGTAEFAATNYKVIGPDGKETTEITFTADGGGITFGSSMVDVTGGVTINLATGLTLHENMKVGESITFVFSAAEEASDALDDSIMAQIGANAGQTAFISIGDMRAAALGVDEIDISSKFGAQVAIETVNNALEKVSTQRSALGAMQNRLEHTIKNLDTSAENLQASESRIRDVDMAKEMMEFTKQNILQQAAQAMLAQANQAPQGVLQLLR
- a CDS encoding motility associated factor glycosyltransferase family protein; amino-acid sequence: MYNIERETEKVFEKADKSASALILFGMGAGYYFPYIKKNFPHLKHLVIVEPNLEFFREMLKFIDFRELNSNIKSVMLLINKSPEEAVEFLIGEFKKYLNLGVEIVSNISYRTIYEGYFEFLHKKIIENLRNTIVNTATLKFISNRDTINFFNNIHNKTLEFEKIASIFKDRPAILVSAGPSLNKNMHLLKDLKDKAIIVAVGSAIKILHNNGIVPHFRVAIDGGENEMKIFEGIDTSNSILLYSNSIYHEILPEYRGPKVSFHLNTMPLEKYLRTKVEENLITIRSGFSVANVAFDLLCKSGCSKIIIIGQDLCYTGGKNYAKGSWNNDDINLNKKGYIKTFDIFGNEVYTTRPYLGMKNLFERLYKFYSSVPVVNATEGGLNIEGFVNSTLDSETKLLNKIENIQSEIEEINERYNCEGGIAFEKYRDIFSEMIMDFNEVLRISENVIRRIKKLQRYKEKNIAKERTLRELEEINDLGKTYAESEVSLKVILPALHQIIESYGIVYGYRGKDDKKRIDSLEKVSLLVITEIYEYAELIKECLKLNLQHERCVINYKTVSQ